In bacterium, a single window of DNA contains:
- a CDS encoding OsmC family protein: MVEMTLVYEGGLHTTATHGPSGAELATDAPVDNQGKGASFSPTDLLGTALASCMLTTMAIVGDREGWKIDGARARVEKHMELEPRRRVGRLVVALTMPPGLPEAARAKLDETARGCPVALSIHPDLAVDLSIDWS; encoded by the coding sequence ATGGTCGAGATGACTCTGGTCTACGAAGGCGGTCTGCACACGACCGCGACCCACGGCCCGTCCGGCGCCGAGCTGGCGACCGATGCGCCGGTCGACAACCAGGGGAAGGGGGCGTCCTTCTCGCCGACGGATCTCCTCGGCACGGCTCTGGCGAGCTGCATGCTGACGACGATGGCGATCGTCGGGGACCGCGAGGGCTGGAAGATCGACGGTGCGCGGGCGCGGGTCGAGAAGCACATGGAGCTCGAGCCCCGGCGACGAGTCGGTCGCCTGGTCGTCGCGCTCACGATGCCGCCGGGTCTGCCGGAGGCGGCGCGGGCGAAGCTCGACGAGACCGCGCGCGGGTGTCCCGTCGCCCTCTCGATCCATCCCGACCTCGCGGTCGATCTGTCGATCGACTGGAGCTGA
- a CDS encoding phytanoyl-CoA dioxygenase family protein: MATLPAVPTSDANPEALEHLETHGYVILPSLLSREEVETIRGELAPHLTHFGRNPFEGHKTQRVYALLAKAPSIAPLVEHPDVLALIDRFLAPSYLLWGGLAINKHPDEVRQDYHVDDEAGAPPRPRPPQGVSTMWTLDDFTEENGATEIIPGSHLWGPGEAPAADDARTFKAVMPAGSCLVWLGSLFHRGGANHTNTTRLGITLQYCQPWLRQIENMVLAVPPETAARYSERVRAMLGYDLMQHSFMGYVDGRNPSKLVEPFVAEASRKNDPAR, translated from the coding sequence ATGGCCACCCTACCCGCCGTTCCCACGTCCGATGCGAACCCCGAGGCCCTCGAACACCTCGAGACGCACGGCTACGTGATCCTGCCGTCGCTGCTCTCACGCGAGGAGGTCGAAACGATTCGCGGCGAGCTCGCGCCGCACCTCACGCACTTCGGCCGCAATCCCTTCGAAGGCCACAAGACCCAGCGGGTCTATGCCCTCCTCGCCAAGGCCCCGTCGATCGCTCCGCTCGTCGAGCACCCGGACGTACTCGCCCTGATCGATCGTTTCCTCGCGCCGTCGTACCTGCTCTGGGGTGGACTCGCGATCAACAAACATCCGGACGAGGTCCGCCAGGACTATCACGTCGACGATGAAGCGGGCGCGCCGCCGCGCCCGCGACCGCCCCAGGGCGTCAGCACGATGTGGACCCTCGACGACTTCACCGAGGAGAACGGGGCGACGGAGATCATCCCGGGGAGCCATCTCTGGGGACCCGGCGAAGCGCCCGCCGCCGACGACGCACGCACGTTCAAGGCGGTCATGCCGGCGGGCTCCTGCCTCGTCTGGCTGGGCTCGCTCTTCCACCGCGGCGGCGCGAACCACACGAACACGACGCGCCTCGGCATCACGCTCCAGTACTGCCAGCCCTGGCTCCGGCAGATCGAGAACATGGTCCTCGCGGTCCCGCCGGAGACCGCGGCGCGATACTCGGAGCGCGTGCGCGCGATGCTCGGCTACGACCTCATGCAACACTCGTTCATGGGCTACGTCGATGGCCGCAACCCGAGCAAGCTCGTCGAGCCCTTCGTCGCGGAAGCGAGCCGAAAGAACGACCCGGCCCGCTAG
- a CDS encoding SDR family oxidoreductase: MATDDAAGMGNRIGGPGSLAGKRALVIGASSGIGLATSEALLADGADVLICARDAARLEAAAEGLREAAPDGGSLSTRTCDGMDGAQVRDAVAAAAGESGLDIAVSVPGGGNYCPVLGYDDEEFSATIDLNVRPTYLMIKYAGLAMVKSGGGSIVVTSSTAAEFSSPFLAAYCAAKAACDQLVRVAADEVGQHGIRVNSVRPGLTRTGATDTMFENRPMIDAFLAEQPIKKDGSASDIGRAIRFLAGPESAWITGQSMTVDGGHTIRKFPWLEDVARAVAGEDVFEAIARGETR, from the coding sequence ATGGCGACGGACGACGCCGCAGGGATGGGAAACCGGATCGGAGGCCCGGGGAGCCTCGCGGGCAAGCGGGCCCTCGTGATCGGCGCGAGCAGCGGGATCGGACTCGCGACCTCCGAAGCGCTCCTCGCGGACGGAGCGGACGTCCTGATCTGCGCGCGTGACGCAGCGCGCCTGGAGGCGGCCGCAGAGGGACTTCGAGAGGCAGCGCCCGACGGCGGCTCGCTCTCGACGCGAACCTGCGACGGGATGGACGGCGCGCAGGTCCGTGATGCCGTCGCGGCCGCCGCCGGCGAGTCGGGCCTCGACATCGCCGTCTCGGTCCCCGGCGGCGGAAACTACTGCCCGGTCCTTGGCTACGACGACGAAGAGTTCTCGGCGACGATCGACCTCAACGTGCGACCGACGTACCTGATGATCAAGTACGCCGGCCTCGCGATGGTGAAGTCCGGGGGCGGCTCGATCGTCGTGACGAGCTCGACCGCCGCGGAGTTCTCCTCTCCGTTCCTGGCCGCCTACTGCGCCGCCAAGGCGGCCTGCGACCAGCTGGTGCGCGTCGCGGCGGACGAGGTCGGCCAGCACGGGATCCGGGTGAACTCCGTCCGCCCGGGTCTGACGCGGACCGGCGCGACGGACACGATGTTCGAGAACCGGCCGATGATCGACGCGTTCCTCGCAGAGCAGCCGATCAAGAAGGATGGAAGCGCCTCGGACATCGGTCGCGCGATCCGCTTCCTGGCCGGTCCCGAATCCGCCTGGATCACCGGCCAGAGCATGACGGTCGACGGCGGTCACACGATCCGGAAATTCCCCTGGCTCGAAGACGTGGCGCGCGCCGTCGCAGGCGAGGACGTGTTCGAAGCGATCGCGCGCGGAGAGACCCGCTAG
- a CDS encoding glycerol-3-phosphate dehydrogenase/oxidase, with translation MDPARLDPAQRSRDLERVQQETFDLVVIGGGVVGAGTALDAASRGLSVALIEQRDWASGTSSRSSKLIHGGLRYLEQLDFGLVREALTEQTLLLDRLSPHLVKPVPFLYPLTRRIWERIYIGAGTLLYDTLAGRRALPRHRHLTRRGVLRRFPGLRGDRLVGGIQYYDAQVDDARHTMTLVRTARMHGAATLSSVRAEGFVMSGARVAGVEATCLESGATLEIRGRQVVNATGVWTDIVQKLAGRGRIHVRASKGIHLVVPRDRIHGDAGLILRTEKSVLFVIPWDSHWIVGTTDTDWNLDLAHPAASRTDIDYLLDRVNDVLAQPLRHEDIEGVYAGLRPLLQGESDATSKLSREHAVSQSVSGLITVAGGKYTTYRVMAKDVVDVAARGLEQKVPASCSHETPLVGAAGYRAHWNRREALAEETGLHVHVIERLLDRYGTRIHELLDSIRERPTLAEPLDGAPTYLAAEIRYAASHEGALHLDDVLTRRTRISIETFDRGVIAALPAARLMAEVLDWDDATRDREIAHYEARVQAERESQEQSDDQAADAARIGAPDVRRGDVDAERAPVISLDAARRAD, from the coding sequence ATGGATCCGGCCCGACTCGATCCGGCCCAGCGAAGCCGCGATCTCGAACGTGTCCAGCAGGAGACCTTCGACCTCGTCGTGATCGGCGGCGGCGTGGTCGGCGCAGGCACCGCCCTCGATGCGGCCAGTCGTGGCCTCTCCGTCGCGCTCATCGAACAACGCGATTGGGCCTCGGGGACCTCGAGCCGGTCGAGCAAGCTGATCCACGGCGGACTCCGCTACCTCGAGCAGCTCGACTTCGGGCTCGTGCGCGAGGCGCTGACGGAGCAGACGCTGCTCCTCGATCGATTGAGCCCGCACCTCGTGAAGCCCGTCCCCTTCCTCTATCCGCTCACGCGACGCATCTGGGAGCGGATCTACATCGGCGCCGGCACGCTCCTCTACGACACCCTCGCCGGGCGTCGCGCGCTCCCGCGCCATCGACACCTCACGCGCCGCGGCGTCCTCCGGCGCTTCCCGGGTCTTCGCGGCGATCGCCTGGTCGGCGGGATCCAGTACTACGACGCGCAGGTCGACGACGCGCGGCACACGATGACCCTGGTGCGCACGGCGCGGATGCACGGCGCGGCGACGCTCTCGAGCGTTCGCGCAGAAGGCTTCGTGATGTCCGGCGCGCGGGTCGCCGGGGTCGAAGCGACCTGTCTCGAGAGCGGCGCCACCCTCGAGATCCGCGGACGTCAGGTCGTGAATGCGACGGGCGTCTGGACCGACATCGTCCAGAAGCTTGCCGGCCGCGGCCGGATCCACGTCCGCGCCTCGAAGGGCATCCATCTCGTCGTCCCCCGCGACCGCATCCACGGCGACGCGGGCCTCATCCTCAGGACCGAGAAGAGCGTGCTCTTCGTGATTCCGTGGGACAGCCACTGGATCGTCGGGACGACGGATACGGACTGGAATCTCGACCTCGCCCACCCCGCCGCGAGCCGGACCGACATCGACTACCTGCTCGACCGTGTGAACGACGTCCTCGCCCAGCCGCTTCGCCACGAAGACATCGAGGGCGTCTACGCCGGGCTCCGCCCACTCCTCCAGGGCGAGAGCGACGCGACCAGCAAGCTCTCCCGCGAGCACGCGGTCAGTCAATCGGTCTCGGGGCTGATCACGGTCGCCGGCGGCAAGTACACGACCTATCGCGTGATGGCCAAGGACGTGGTCGACGTCGCCGCGCGCGGCCTCGAGCAGAAGGTCCCGGCCTCCTGCTCCCACGAGACGCCCCTCGTCGGCGCCGCCGGCTACCGCGCCCACTGGAACCGGCGCGAGGCCCTCGCCGAGGAGACCGGCCTGCACGTCCACGTGATCGAGCGACTGCTCGATCGCTACGGCACCCGGATCCACGAGCTGCTCGATTCGATCCGTGAGCGCCCGACGCTCGCCGAGCCCCTCGACGGCGCGCCGACGTACCTCGCCGCGGAGATCCGCTACGCAGCGAGCCACGAGGGTGCGCTCCATCTCGACGACGTCCTCACTCGGCGAACGCGCATCTCGATCGAGACGTTCGACCGGGGTGTGATCGCCGCCCTGCCCGCCGCGCGGCTCATGGCCGAGGTCCTCGACTGGGACGACGCCACCCGGGATCGCGAGATCGCCCACTACGAGGCGCGGGTCCAGGCGGAGCGCGAGAGCCAGGAGCAGAGCGACGACCAGGCCGCGGACGCGGCCCGCATCGGCGCGCCGGACGTGCGCCGCGGCGACGTCGACGCCGAACGCGCCCCCGTGATCTCCCTCGATGCCGCGCGCCGCGCGGACTGA
- a CDS encoding FAD-dependent oxidoreductase: MGVELRVDEPESELRARCAQRIGIEPERIVHLRIAHRALDARRRGRRHDLRFVHHVDLTLAPDASAAGSKAVAKALRTGILRELPPPARFERDGVEAAARGRKIAVVGAGPAGLYAAWTLASNGVAVDVLDRGPSLRERGRAVARFTRSRELDPERNLLFGEGGAGTYSDGKLYTRSHHALEEPIVATLVEAGAEPAIAFDARAHVGTDRLHRILPRLRERLESMGVRFHFETRLEGLERARDGRVVALRTSEGRFDCDGVVLAVGHSARDTLRSLHAEGLPLEAKPFQLGLRVEHPQALVDVGRFGEGADLEKLGHAYYSLVAKGSEGVAAVHSFCMCPGGQVVAAVAQPGLLCTNGMSNSRHSSPFANSGLVVTLGPREYGRGILAGVDYQEALEARFFEAGGGDYSVPAQRVDDFLSGRASSALPRSSYKLGTVPRRIDTLLPEPITDALRAGIARFDRQLPGYASEAGLLVGIESRSSGPLRIPRDRVSREATGIPNLWPVGEGAGYAGGIMSAAIDGARSAWALLGVVED, from the coding sequence ATGGGCGTCGAGCTCCGCGTCGACGAGCCCGAGAGCGAGCTGCGCGCAAGATGCGCGCAGCGCATCGGCATCGAACCGGAACGCATCGTCCACCTGCGGATCGCCCACCGCGCCCTCGACGCCCGGCGGCGCGGTCGCCGGCACGACCTGCGCTTCGTCCATCACGTCGATCTGACGCTCGCCCCGGACGCGAGTGCCGCCGGGAGCAAGGCCGTGGCGAAGGCGCTCCGGACGGGAATCCTCCGCGAGCTGCCGCCGCCGGCGCGCTTCGAGCGCGACGGCGTGGAAGCCGCGGCGCGCGGGCGGAAGATCGCGGTCGTCGGGGCCGGGCCGGCCGGGCTCTACGCCGCGTGGACTCTCGCCTCGAACGGCGTCGCGGTCGACGTCCTCGATCGCGGCCCATCTCTCCGGGAACGCGGCCGCGCCGTCGCGCGCTTCACCCGGTCCCGGGAGCTCGATCCCGAGCGCAACCTCCTCTTCGGAGAAGGCGGCGCGGGCACCTACTCCGACGGCAAGCTCTACACGCGGAGCCATCACGCCCTGGAAGAGCCGATCGTGGCGACCCTCGTCGAGGCCGGAGCGGAGCCCGCGATCGCCTTCGATGCGCGCGCCCACGTCGGCACGGATCGGCTGCACCGCATCCTTCCCCGTCTCCGCGAGCGCCTCGAGTCGATGGGCGTCCGCTTCCACTTCGAGACGCGACTCGAGGGCCTCGAGCGGGCGCGCGACGGTCGCGTGGTCGCGCTCCGGACGAGCGAGGGGCGCTTCGATTGCGACGGGGTCGTCCTCGCCGTCGGGCACAGTGCACGGGACACGCTCCGGTCGCTCCACGCCGAAGGACTCCCCCTCGAAGCGAAACCCTTTCAGCTCGGCCTGCGGGTGGAGCATCCCCAGGCGCTCGTCGACGTCGGACGCTTCGGTGAGGGCGCGGACCTCGAGAAGCTCGGGCACGCCTACTATTCGCTCGTCGCGAAGGGGTCCGAGGGCGTCGCCGCGGTCCACAGCTTCTGCATGTGTCCCGGTGGACAGGTCGTCGCGGCGGTCGCGCAGCCGGGTCTGCTCTGCACGAACGGCATGAGCAACTCGCGGCACTCCTCGCCCTTCGCGAACTCGGGCCTCGTCGTGACCCTCGGGCCGCGCGAGTACGGCCGGGGCATCCTCGCCGGGGTCGACTACCAGGAAGCGCTCGAAGCCCGTTTCTTCGAGGCGGGTGGCGGCGACTACTCGGTGCCCGCGCAGCGGGTCGACGACTTCCTGTCGGGTCGCGCTTCGAGCGCGCTTCCGCGCAGCAGCTACAAGCTCGGGACGGTCCCGCGCCGGATCGACACGCTCCTCCCGGAACCCATCACGGACGCGCTGCGCGCCGGGATCGCGCGCTTCGACCGACAGCTCCCGGGCTACGCGAGCGAGGCCGGGCTCCTGGTCGGGATCGAATCCCGAAGCTCGGGCCCCCTGCGCATCCCGCGCGATCGCGTCTCGCGCGAGGCGACGGGGATCCCGAACCTGTGGCCGGTCGGCGAGGGGGCCGGCTACGCGGGCGGGATCATGAGCGCGGCGATCGACGGCGCGCGGAGCGCGTGGGCGCTGCTCGGCGTGGTCGAGGACTGA
- a CDS encoding MFS transporter gives MPPPSSPAYARYVLGVMFALTALNVMDRQVLAALVEPVKAEFALTDLQMGILLGSAFGFAHVVAMVPAGRLADRGSRRNVLGGGLVLWSALTSLTGLAQAVWHLFATRVGVAIGETVGSGPAQSLLTDYFPIEQRGRALSIHASGGTFGAMIGLALGGLLGQMVGWRWTFVFFGIPGLLLAALLVATVREPVRGAADGLTTNEATPTLPAVLRKLAAMSTFRHLLVAGSLNCLANYALLAWASAAMMRGHGLSLAEAGARVGFYVTMVSALGLIAAGAIADRLGRRDLRWYLWWPSIASVGAFPFLGAFLVLPDPDVAFLVAIPGAFLNTMWVGTFNATVHLLARPSMRATSSALFAMITSGLVGQGLGPPLVGFLSDRLTPTYGDDALRYALAVALAASVWAGLHGVLAARSLERERFAPDAVEETR, from the coding sequence GTGCCGCCTCCGTCGTCCCCCGCATACGCGCGTTATGTCCTCGGTGTGATGTTCGCGCTCACGGCGCTGAACGTGATGGATCGACAGGTGCTCGCGGCGCTGGTCGAGCCGGTGAAGGCCGAGTTCGCGCTGACCGACCTGCAGATGGGGATCCTGCTCGGCAGCGCCTTCGGCTTTGCCCACGTGGTCGCGATGGTGCCGGCGGGGCGACTCGCGGATCGCGGGAGCCGCCGCAACGTCCTGGGCGGCGGGCTCGTGCTCTGGAGCGCTTTGACGTCGCTGACGGGACTGGCGCAGGCGGTCTGGCACCTCTTCGCGACCCGGGTGGGCGTCGCGATCGGCGAGACCGTGGGGAGCGGTCCGGCGCAGTCGCTCCTGACCGACTATTTCCCGATCGAGCAACGCGGGCGCGCGCTCTCGATCCACGCGTCGGGGGGCACCTTCGGCGCCATGATCGGCCTGGCGCTGGGCGGTCTCCTGGGCCAGATGGTCGGTTGGCGGTGGACCTTCGTCTTCTTCGGGATCCCGGGCCTGCTGCTCGCCGCCCTGTTGGTGGCGACGGTCCGGGAGCCGGTGCGAGGTGCGGCGGACGGCCTGACGACGAACGAGGCGACGCCGACCCTCCCGGCGGTCCTTCGGAAGCTCGCCGCGATGTCGACGTTCCGGCATCTCCTGGTCGCGGGTTCGCTCAACTGCCTGGCGAACTACGCCCTGCTGGCGTGGGCGTCGGCGGCGATGATGCGGGGGCACGGGCTCTCGCTCGCCGAGGCCGGTGCGCGGGTCGGGTTCTACGTGACGATGGTCTCCGCGCTCGGCTTGATCGCGGCCGGCGCGATCGCCGACCGCCTCGGGCGCCGCGACCTCCGCTGGTACCTGTGGTGGCCCTCGATCGCCTCCGTCGGCGCGTTCCCCTTCCTGGGCGCGTTCCTCGTGCTGCCGGATCCGGACGTCGCGTTCCTCGTCGCGATCCCCGGCGCCTTCCTGAACACGATGTGGGTCGGCACGTTCAACGCGACCGTCCACTTGCTCGCGCGTCCGTCGATGCGGGCGACGTCGTCGGCGCTCTTCGCGATGATCACGAGCGGGCTGGTCGGTCAGGGGCTCGGTCCGCCGCTCGTGGGCTTCCTCTCGGATCGGCTCACGCCGACCTACGGCGACGACGCGCTCCGCTATGCCCTTGCCGTCGCCCTCGCCGCGAGCGTCTGGGCAGGGCTGCACGGGGTGCTCGCCGCGCGGAGTCTCGAGCGCGAGCGCTTCGCGCCGGACGCCGTCGAAGAGACGCGTTAG
- a CDS encoding TPM domain-containing protein, whose translation MRLGRRGNVPGASFREVAIRTTLVLTLVALLAGAAPALAEIAVPELTSRVVDGAGLLAAETENRLRSTLGAYEAETRHQVVVLTVPTLDGEPIEAFGIRVAEAWKIGTAEFDNGVILIVASQDRKARIEVGYGLEGVLPDAVAARILREQMIPEFRRDRMAAGIVAGVDAILAVGRGEALPPAEARRSIESSSNDFLVSALLGVLIGAFLTHRKPVWLAPFASTICAGGLCGLLTGSLLAAFGAAVFAAAVSSTMFVTGAVSPGRRGRGGFYVGGSGGGFGGGGFGGGFGGGLGGGFGGGGASGGW comes from the coding sequence CTGAGGCTCGGGCGGCGCGGGAACGTTCCCGGCGCGTCGTTTCGCGAGGTCGCGATCCGGACGACACTCGTCCTGACGCTCGTCGCGCTTCTCGCCGGTGCCGCCCCCGCGCTCGCAGAGATCGCGGTCCCCGAGCTGACCTCCCGCGTCGTCGACGGCGCAGGACTCCTCGCGGCAGAGACCGAGAACCGGCTGCGCTCGACCCTCGGCGCCTACGAAGCGGAGACGCGGCATCAGGTCGTCGTACTCACGGTCCCGACCCTCGACGGCGAGCCGATCGAAGCCTTCGGGATCCGCGTCGCCGAAGCCTGGAAGATCGGCACCGCCGAGTTCGACAACGGCGTGATCCTGATCGTCGCCTCACAGGATCGAAAAGCGCGGATCGAGGTCGGCTACGGCCTCGAGGGCGTCCTCCCGGACGCCGTCGCCGCGCGCATCCTGCGCGAGCAGATGATCCCCGAGTTCCGACGCGACCGGATGGCCGCCGGCATCGTGGCGGGCGTCGACGCGATCCTCGCCGTCGGCCGCGGTGAGGCGCTGCCGCCCGCGGAGGCTCGGCGCTCCATCGAATCGTCCTCGAACGACTTCCTCGTTTCCGCGCTGCTCGGCGTTCTGATCGGGGCCTTCTTGACTCACCGGAAGCCCGTGTGGCTGGCGCCGTTCGCGTCGACGATCTGTGCCGGCGGTCTGTGCGGCCTGCTGACCGGATCCCTCCTCGCCGCGTTCGGCGCTGCCGTCTTCGCGGCGGCCGTCTCTTCGACCATGTTCGTGACGGGTGCCGTCAGTCCGGGACGACGCGGCCGCGGGGGCTTCTACGTAGGCGGCTCCGGCGGCGGGTTCGGCGGCGGCGGCTTCGGGGGCGGATTCGGAGGCGGCCTCGGCGGTGGATTCGGAGGCGGCGGCGCCTCGGGAGGGTGGTGA
- a CDS encoding LemA family protein, translating into MKDRRRRSGVLAALLLALSLTGCGYNDIQAGDEEVKAQWAEVTNQYQRRADLIPNLVQTVKGAAAFEQETLEGVVAARSQATSIQVTPELVNDPEALQRFMDAQGQLSSALSRLFAVAESYPQLTATAGFRDLQAQIEGTENRITVARGRFIDGVRRYNTLVRSFPTNLTAMVIGAEVKPTFEARADVGDRPPEITF; encoded by the coding sequence GTGAAGGACCGAAGACGACGATCGGGCGTACTCGCCGCGCTGCTGCTCGCGCTGTCGCTGACCGGCTGTGGCTACAACGACATCCAGGCCGGCGACGAAGAGGTCAAGGCGCAGTGGGCCGAGGTGACCAACCAGTACCAGCGTCGCGCGGACCTGATCCCCAACCTCGTGCAGACGGTCAAGGGCGCCGCCGCGTTCGAGCAGGAGACGCTCGAGGGGGTCGTCGCTGCGCGATCCCAGGCGACGAGCATCCAGGTCACGCCCGAGCTCGTGAACGACCCCGAGGCGCTCCAGCGCTTCATGGACGCCCAGGGCCAGCTCTCGAGCGCCCTCTCCCGCCTCTTCGCCGTCGCCGAGAGCTATCCGCAGCTGACCGCGACCGCCGGCTTCCGGGATCTCCAGGCCCAGATCGAAGGGACCGAGAACCGGATCACCGTCGCCCGCGGCCGCTTCATCGACGGCGTACGCCGCTACAACACCCTCGTCCGCTCCTTCCCGACGAACCTGACGGCGATGGTCATCGGTGCCGAGGTGAAGCCCACCTTCGAGGCCCGCGCGGACGTCGGAGACCGGCCGCCGGAGATCACGTTCTGA
- a CDS encoding amidohydrolase family protein: protein MHDLVIRNGKIVDGTGTNEAFSGDVAVSDGVITEVGKVEGEARETIDADGRLVTPGFVDIHTHYDAQATWDPHLLPSGWHGVTTAVVGNCGVGFAPARPDQRQMMIELMEGVEDIPGAALSEGIKWDWETFPEYLDALERSPLAVDLGTHVPHGSIRTYVMGERGANNEAATADDIAEMAELVKEGIQAGALGFSTSRTMGHKALSGEPVPGTFAAEDELFGIGRVLGDLGQGVFELAGAGAAGDMGGDEVDSALKEIEWMQRLSKEIQRPVSFAMLQFDGAPNQWRELVEICHKSHENGGDVMAQFAPRPFGILTGHQTEANQFLSRPAYLEIKDLPLAERVARMKDPDVRARILGPERDDSAGFGSMLDNEYMLKKIFPLGDPPDYEPGPEQSIWAIAQREGRNADEVLYDYMLRDEGKELLLLTFFNYSDGNLDLMHELLNDDRAVVSLGDGGAHCGVICDASLQTFMLTHWVRDRKRGPKVGLEHAVHRMTQDTARVYGLYDRGVVAPGYKADFNVIDFDNLSLRRPEMAFDLPGGARRLLQKSRGYDATIVSGQVTMRDGEITDARPGRLIRGAQATPA from the coding sequence ATGCACGACCTCGTCATCCGCAACGGAAAGATCGTCGACGGAACCGGAACGAACGAAGCCTTCTCGGGCGACGTCGCCGTGAGCGACGGCGTGATCACCGAGGTCGGCAAGGTCGAGGGCGAGGCGCGGGAGACGATCGACGCCGACGGCCGCCTGGTCACCCCGGGCTTCGTCGACATCCACACCCACTACGACGCCCAGGCGACCTGGGATCCGCACCTGCTGCCCTCGGGCTGGCACGGCGTGACGACCGCCGTCGTCGGGAATTGCGGGGTCGGCTTCGCCCCGGCGCGCCCGGACCAGCGACAGATGATGATCGAGCTGATGGAAGGCGTGGAGGACATCCCGGGCGCCGCGCTCTCCGAGGGCATCAAGTGGGACTGGGAGACCTTCCCGGAATACCTCGACGCGCTCGAGCGCTCGCCGCTCGCGGTGGACCTCGGGACCCACGTGCCTCACGGCTCGATCCGCACGTACGTGATGGGCGAACGCGGCGCGAACAACGAAGCGGCCACCGCCGACGACATCGCCGAGATGGCCGAGCTCGTGAAGGAAGGCATCCAGGCGGGCGCGCTCGGCTTCTCTACCTCGCGGACGATGGGACACAAGGCGCTCTCCGGCGAGCCGGTGCCCGGCACCTTCGCCGCGGAGGACGAGCTCTTCGGGATCGGTCGCGTGCTCGGCGACCTCGGCCAGGGCGTGTTCGAGCTCGCCGGCGCCGGCGCCGCGGGCGACATGGGCGGGGACGAGGTCGACTCGGCGCTCAAGGAGATCGAGTGGATGCAGCGCCTCTCGAAGGAGATCCAGCGGCCGGTCTCCTTCGCGATGCTCCAGTTCGACGGCGCGCCGAACCAGTGGCGTGAGCTGGTCGAGATCTGCCACAAGTCCCACGAGAACGGCGGTGACGTGATGGCCCAGTTCGCCCCGCGTCCCTTCGGCATCCTCACGGGCCATCAGACCGAGGCGAACCAGTTCCTCAGCCGGCCGGCCTATCTCGAGATCAAGGACCTGCCGCTTGCGGAGCGCGTCGCCCGCATGAAGGATCCCGACGTGCGTGCACGGATCCTCGGTCCGGAGCGGGACGATTCGGCCGGCTTCGGCAGCATGCTCGACAACGAATACATGCTGAAGAAGATCTTCCCCCTCGGCGATCCGCCGGACTACGAGCCGGGCCCGGAGCAGAGCATCTGGGCGATCGCCCAGCGCGAGGGCCGGAACGCGGACGAGGTCCTCTACGACTACATGCTGCGCGACGAAGGCAAGGAGCTCCTGTTGCTCACCTTCTTCAACTACAGCGACGGCAACCTCGACTTGATGCACGAGCTGCTGAACGACGACCGGGCGGTCGTGTCCCTCGGCGACGGCGGCGCGCACTGCGGCGTGATCTGCGACGCCTCGCTCCAGACCTTCATGCTGACCCACTGGGTTCGCGACCGGAAGCGGGGACCCAAGGTCGGCCTCGAGCACGCCGTCCATCGCATGACCCAGGACACGGCGCGGGTCTACGGACTCTACGACCGCGGCGTGGTCGCCCCCGGCTACAAGGCCGACTTCAACGTGATCGACTTCGACAACCTCTCGCTCCGCCGACCGGAGATGGCCTTCGACCTGCCCGGCGGGGCGCGACGGCTGCTCCAGAAGAGCCGGGGCTACGACGCGACGATCGTTTCCGGACAGGTGACGATGCGCGATGGAGAGATCACGGACGCGCGACCGGGTCGGCTGATCCGCGGAGCGCAGGCGACGCCCGCCTAG